The following DNA comes from Vibrio gigantis.
CAACCAACTCTTGCTTGAGTGCATTGATAAGTGAAGACTTTCCAGAACTCGTTTGACCAACTAACACGATTCGAACAGGCTCTAATTCAGGGGCAAAGCGTTGTTCGTCGAGTTCAGAAACATCGGACACTTTCAAGTCGTCGTCTTCAATGCTGAAGCGCCCGCTATAGAGGTCAATCGCCACCGCAGCCACTTCATCTAACAAAGCTTGTTTGGCGGCGTATTGCATGTCATCGACCACACCTCTTGTCATCGAAGCGGTCGCTTGCTCTCGACCCAAATCGGAAATCACTTTCAATGGGTTCAAATAGAGATTTTTGAGGTGATTCCCCCAAATGGCGGCCTTAACAATCTTTTGCCCTAACTCGCCATATTTGTCATAGGCTTCGTAGCCCGCTTTGATGTATGAAACCTTGAGATACTCAATACCCGGTATATGCTCTCGCACGACCAGTTTGTAGCGTCGACTCACCTCTTCGAACAGCTTTAGCCCTTCAGGAATCGAAAAATCGAGCGATTTCTTATCAAACTTTTTCGCAACGAATTCAAGTACCTCTAAACCGGTTTGGTCTAGGTTGCCCCACTCTATGTCGACCATTAATTGCTGACGTACATGGTGTTTCGAGTCGTTCCAAATCAACAGCTCGGCTTGAGACCATTCATCAGATGCTTTGACCATTGCATCATTGACTAACGCATCATTGATGTCAGCAGTCTTAGACGATGATTCGGTTTCACCCTCGCTTGCTGAGTTGGCAGACGCATTGCTATAAGTGGGTTGGCGAGAAGAACGGCTAGAAATATACAAAGGAATGGTGAATACCAACGTACTCACGGCAATGGCAATCGACATCTCCAGTAAATAACCGTATTTGATCGCCAAGAAGACACCAAAACCCATCATGATAATGCTTGGGAAGATGGCTGAAATCAGGGCAATGCCCCAGCGGCCACTCGATAGCACCGCCAGTAATCGAAAGAGGTTTCTAATTTTCTTCATAGCCCGACGCCGCCTTACCTTTTTTCAGGGATTCTTTGTAGATCTTCTGCATCTCTTGTTCAGACACTTCTTCACCTTTGTTCTTATGGTAGAAGTAAAAACAAGCCGCGCGACCTAAACCATAAGAGGTGCCGAAACTCATGGCCGCTGCAGCCACCGCACCTACCGTTTGACCATAAACTGGAATCAGCTTTATCAACTGTCGAGTGCCCAGCTTCATTCCGT
Coding sequences within:
- a CDS encoding GTPase family protein, which gives rise to MKKIRNLFRLLAVLSSGRWGIALISAIFPSIIMMGFGVFLAIKYGYLLEMSIAIAVSTLVFTIPLYISSRSSRQPTYSNASANSASEGETESSSKTADINDALVNDAMVKASDEWSQAELLIWNDSKHHVRQQLMVDIEWGNLDQTGLEVLEFVAKKFDKKSLDFSIPEGLKLFEEVSRRYKLVVREHIPGIEYLKVSYIKAGYEAYDKYGELGQKIVKAAIWGNHLKNLYLNPLKVISDLGREQATASMTRGVVDDMQYAAKQALLDEVAAVAIDLYSGRFSIEDDDLKVSDVSELDEQRFAPELEPVRIVLVGQTSSGKSSLINALKQELVAEVDVLPSTDTSTVYNAFVDDNDVRVVDLQGLDGNPKTEALMLKEMTQADVVLWVLKANQSARELDKQLKDKFDAFYDDSKNISRKKPIVVLVVNQVDRLKPVDDWKPPYDLESPTSAKAKIIAQALEYNQTLLQPDIALPLAIAPEKVQFGLDTLRQTLIERIADANNVQRNRQRLEAMKRGTSVKSQLNKAVKAGKKVAPSALKAATPKLAEMAIKQAVKKK